GGCGTTAGTAAGATAGATGAAATTTACGCCGCACTTGAGCGTGAGTACAAAAAGGTAAAATGATAAATCTTCTTCGTCTTGGCTTTAAAGACTTTTTTACAGCCAAATTTATAACGCTATCTATATTGCCGCTTTTTCTTAGCATGCTTTGCCTAGCTTGGCTAAGTATCTGGGGAGGCGGCGAGATATTTGACCTTTTAAGTGACGGCGCTAAAAATGAAAATTTTGCCTTTTTAGAGTCAAACTCGACGCTCTCTTTTATAGCTATTAAAATTTTAAGCTTTAGCGCTACAAAGTGGATAGTTAGCATACTTTTTTACGTTCTAAGTACCTTTTTAACGATCATCATTAGTATCGTGATCGCCCTAATCGTAGCTGGCTTTTTAACGCCAGTTGTGGCTAAAGAGATAAACAAAAGGCACTACAACTACGTGCTTAAAAGCGAGGCTAGCACGGCTAGAGTGCTAAAGGTGATGATGGTTGAGATCATGAAATTTCTTGGGATCTTGCTCGTTTGCTTGCCACTTTTGTTTGTGCCAGTTTTAAATTTTTTCATCATCAACGTGCCGTTTTTTTACATCTACTACAAACTTTTGCTAATAGACGTTGGCTCAAACACACTTGATAGCGATAAATTTGAGTTAGCGTTGCTTGAAGGCGGTGGGGTTAAATTTATCGCTTTTACGCTTTTATTTTATCTCATCTCGCTTGTGCCGCTTGTGGGATTATTTTTTCAGCTTTATTTCGTGATAGTCTTGTCACACCTCTTTTATCAAAGAGAGGCGCTAGTTAAAATTTAGAGCCAGAAAGCTCTAAATTTAAGCGTAGTAAGATACTTTTTTGCTCTCATCAAGCAAGGTATCAAATAACCTTTTTGTCGCACTTAGTAGATTTTTATTAGCGTCATTTTTAGCTAAAAGTTCGTCAAACATCTTTAGCATATTGTCATTTATGAAATTTTTGTGATCCATATCTTTTGCGTCAGGCAACATCTGCTTGATCTTGTTTGAAAGCTCACTTATGCTTTGGCTGCTACCTGCGATCTTGTCGCCCTCTTTGACGTTTTTCATAAATTCATCTACTTGCGGGCGAATTTGCTTCATCGCCTCTTCGATCTCTTTCATATCCTGTTCGTCTATGCCATTGCCTTTATAAGCAAACTCATAGCCGTATTCGTGCGTGAGAGTTAAGCTTCTTTGGCTTGAAGTGCCATTTTTCTGGCTTGAAAACTCTAAATTTTTGTTGTCATACATCGAAAAGCTTATCTCGTCGCCTGAGCTAGTCTTCATCGAAAAGCTCATGTTGTTGTAGCTTCCTTGAGAGTAAAAATTTGTTTGCATTTTTAAATCCTTTTGAGGCTAAATCGGCAAATTTTTAATTTCATAAAGCAAAATTTTGTAAAATGCGTCAAAAAAGGACGGGCGATGTGTTGTTTTGGGACTAGGATCTTTTTGCTGATGCTTATCACTGTTTTAAGCTTCGTTTTTGCTAAGCTTTGCCCAGTTTTACCAGTCGTTGGCTATTACTTAATACTTGCAAATTTACTTGCCATTTTAATGTTTTCACTATTTTTTAAAGGGCTTTTGCCAAGCTTCGTAAAGGTAAATGCGATCCACTATTTTTCGCTCATTGGTGGCTTTTTTGGGGCGTTTTTAACGATGCTTGCTTTTAAAAAGGTTGCAAAAGATAAATTTACTCTAATAGAGCTCATTATTTTTACGCTTTGGGTGCTAATAATCGCCATAGTCATCTTTAAATTTCAAACCATTCTTGACATTTTTAGGGGAATTTAGATGGATGAGAGGATAGTTAAATTTTTAAAAAAGATGCACCTTGCAAGCGTTTGCGCCATTGATGATGAGGGTCAGCCTTACGCTTTTAGCGCGTTTTACGCCTTTGATGAGCTAAGCTTTTGCCTTTTACTGGCTAGCTCTGATGAGAGCTCGCATGTTAAATTTTTAAAAAACTCAAAGCTCGTTGCTGGCACGGTCGCTCTTGATACAAAGATCGTTGGCAAGATAGAGGGCGTGCAGTTTCAAGGAGTGATGAGAGAGGCTAGCACAAGCGAGCGAGAAATTTACTTTAAAAGATTTTTTTACGCAAAAGCGATGGATCCAAAAATTTGGTCTATAAGCCTTGAAAAGGTTAAATTTACGAGCAACACTCTAGGTTTTGGCAAGAAAATTTTTTGGCAAAAGTAGCTAAAAATCGCATAATATTTTCGTGTTAGCTTAAAAGATGCTCTTTCTTAAGGCATTCAGAATAACGCTTTTATGAAACGAAAGGTACATGTACCATATAAAATTTTTTTTAAAAATTTTTTACACAAAAGTTACGTAAAATGCCTTTTTTAGGGGGAATTTTAAAAATATTAAAGTGTGATAAAAGAGCATTAAATAACTAAAAATAAACTTAAATTTACCCAAATTTTACTTAATATCCCCAGCCTCACTCTTATTATATAATCGTCGAAAAAATTATTAAGGAGAGTTTTATGGCTAAAGAAGCGGGTGTAGTAAAATCGCTAAGTGGCAAGGCGGTCGCAGTTGATCAAAACGGAAACGAGAGAGAGCTAAAAGTTGGCGACATCGTTTATATGGGCGAGAGTGTCAAAACTAGCGATGCAGCCGATAAAGTAACTATTGTTGCAAATAATGGCAAAGAGCTAACTGTACTAGGCAGTGACACGCTTTCTTTAAATCCAAATACGATAGGCACTGAGGGCTTAGCCGATATAAGCGCATTACAAAATGCTATTTTAAATGGTGGCGATCTAACAAAACTTGAAGAGACTGCTGCTGGTGGTAATGCTGCTGCTGGTGGTGGAGATGGCGTTAGCCTTGGCGAAGCCAGATTTGCTGAGGGTGGTCACTACTCAAACATCAATGAAACTTATAGAAATTTAACTGATACAAATAGAGCTTTTGCTTCATACGATAGCCCAATTGGTGGCTACAATGATGGAAATAGCGGCGATGATACTATAATTCCAAGTGCACCGCTTGTAACTTTCGTAAACGATACTAACAATGACGGCACTTTAAGTAGAGTTGAGCATGGAAACGATACAGATATAAATACGTCTAAAGTTCTTATCACAGTGCCAAATGATGGTACAGTAAGAGCTGGCGATGTGCTAAATGTCACTGTAACTGACCCAGATGGCAATAAAACTGTAACAAATGTTGTTATAACACCAGCTATCATAAGCAGTGGCTATCCACTTGACGCACCTATAAAACCGGGCAAAGTTTCAACAGTAGATGCTACTATTACAAATTTCCAAGGACATGTTAGTGGTAGCAGTGAGGATAGTGTAACTCCAAATAGATCTAGCGTAAGTGTTGAATTTACAGAAGATAGAAATGACGATGGATTTTTAACATATACAGAAAATAAAAATGATGGTAAACAAAATGAGTCACCAGTACTTATAAAAGTAAGTGATGTTATCCCTGGAGATAAGCTTCACATTACGCTAACAAAACCAGATGGTTCGACTGAAAATAGAGAAGTTACTATCGATCAAAATATAATCAATAACGGCTACAAGATGACAGATATGCCAGTTGCTGAAGATAAACTCTCAAAAGTAGAAGCATATGTTACTGATAGTACAAACTCTAACACTTGGAAGAGTGATACTGCATCTGATAGTGTTACACCAGACATAAGACCGACTTTGATATTTACTGAAGATATTGATAATGACACTGGGTTAAGTGATCTTGAAAATGGACGAGATGGCAATTACAGAAGCACTCCAGTAGATATAACTCTTCCAAAAGATGTAGTAGTTGGTGATAAGATCGTTATAACTTATACTGATCCGTTAAATTATAATAACACCAATCCATCAGTTCCACATGAAAAAACAATCACAGTAGAACTAACTCCAGAAATGGTTAGAGATCATAAAGTAACTGGTGTACCACTTGATATATTCCCTGGAGTAAGAACAACTGCTAGTGTTCATGTAGTGGATAAAAATGGTGCTATAAAAAGTGCAGAGTCAGATACAGATAATGTATATCCAATTGGATCAGGATTAAGAATAGAACTATCTGAACAAAAAACTCTTCATGAAATTTCAAGACAAGAAAGTGTTACTAAGATTGATAAGAATTTTAATGGTGTCAATGAAGATTTGGGTGATGAAAAAGTAAATCATACAACTGCAAAGATCACATTGCCAAATAGAGTTGATGATGGTGATAAGCTTACACTTTCTATAAAAACTCCTAAGCTAGACCCTAATGACAGTACAGGCAGAACAGTATTGATGGATCCAGCTGATCCTAGTGGCAAGACACCATTATATGAAAACACCACAAGAGACTTTACTATACGTGTAAACGATAAAGGTGTTATAACTAAAGTAGTAGAGCATACTAATTCTGGTGATGTTGATTACACTCCTTTAAAAGAGGAGCTTAATCAATGGGCTATTAATGTTGAAGGATTTAATGTAAGACACGAAGGCGATACAACTATAAATGCTAGTATCACCCACATAAATCCAAACAGGAACGTTCCTATAGCTCCAGTAGAGGCTTCAGCTAGCTTAGAGTATGTAAAAGCGCCTGAAGTTATCTTTGAAGAGGCTAATGGAGCCAAGACTATGACTAGAGAGCAGGCTATCAGCGACCATGACCTTAATAACACAACAGTTACTATCAAACTTCCTAAAAATGCAGTAAGTGGAGATAAATTAACTGTAACCATAAATGAGCCAAATGAGACTCCTAAAACAAAAGAATATACTGTTGGAATAGACGCGAATGGTAAGTTTTTTGTAAAAGATAGTGCTGGTAATGAAATAAATACAGAAACAGATGGCAGAAGTTTCAAAATTTCTGGTATCAAAACAGCAACTGGCGAAGAAACTAAAGTAACAGCTGAGATAGTAGATAGTGACGGTAGCATCCAACATGCAACAGGATCAAGTAGTGTTACGATTGCTGGTATAAACGATATGGCTATAAGATTTGTAGAAGATGGTGATGGCAATGTATCTCTAACAAGAGCTGAGAGTAAAGACGGAGATAACAAGCTAGACGAAACTACAATCGCAGTAAAAGTACCAAATAACGTTATAAAAGGTGATATAGTAAATGTAACAATAGATGGTGCTTCACCTAAAACTTATAAGGTTACAGGTAGGGATGATCATGGTAAGATCACACTAGAAGATACTTCTACTCATACTTCTATAACCGTAAATGATAAAAATGAGTTTAAGATCGAAGGCGTTCATATAGAAGCTGGTAAGCCTATCAACGTATCTGCAGAGACTACTGATGCAAGCGGTGGCAAAAAAGCTGAAGCACAAAACCATAACACTCTCGAAAAACTTCATGATGATATGAAGATCACTTTTGATGCAGATGATGGTGATGGTATCCTAGGTAATGCAGAAGCAAATGGAACCACTACGATGACAACCATTAAGTTACCTTCAAATTTTGTTGATGGTGATAAGCTCATAATAAACAGTAAAACAGGTAATAATAGTGCACCTGAGGAAATTTATACGATAAACAAAAATAATGGCGTTGTTACTGTTACAAATGATAATGGAGGCGCTCCTCTAATAGTAAATGGCAATGCAGTTAAATATCCTCTAACAAATTTACAAAATGGCGAAGAGACTATTATCACTGCTAAAGTAACTGGTGCTGCTGGCGATGTATCAGAGACAAAGAGCAATATCATACTTGACACCGGTGCTGGAACTGGAACAAGATTTAGACTACTTATCGATGAAGATAAAGATAGAAATGGTGTGCTAGATAGAGAAGAAGCTATGAAAGATCACCAATTAAATACAACTTCTGCTACGCTTCAGATACCAACAAGTGTAAATGTAGGTGATACTATAACAGTTAATGTAGATGGAGGAACTCCTAAAACTTATACAGTTGTTTCAAATGATGGTACAAACGTTACTATAAAAGACGCAGCAACTAATACTCCTGTCACGCTTGAGGCAGGCAACAAGCTAAAAATACCTGATGTTCATATAGACAAAGATCATCCAGCTAAAGTAGAAGCTACTATAAACGGAGAAACAAAAACAGCTGAAGCTAAGCTAGAAACATTTGATGCTACAAATTTAAAGGTTGAATTTAAAGAAGATGATGCAAGTAGAGATGGCAAGATAGATAGAGATGAAGCTGTATCAGTTGATGGCGTAAAAGTAACAACTATAAGCGTTCAAGTGCCATATAATGTTATAGATGGTGACAAAATAGCAGTAACTATCAATGAGCCACAAGCTAATGGCACTATGGCGTCTAGAACTCTACCTTATACGGTTTCAAAAGCTCCTAATGGCGATATATCACTAGTAGATGCGGCTGGCACTCATCCTTTACGTAACAATACTATTGAGATTGGCGATGTTAAAATGCTCCCAGGCAAAGAGACTAGCGCAACTGCAACCATAACAAACGCTGCTGGTGATATGTCTGCAACTTCTCCTGAAGCTAAAGCACAACTTGCTCCACTAAGCGAGGCAGGACTAAACATAAGCATAGCTGCTGATGCAAATGATAATGGCATTATCACAAGAGATGAGTCAAGTAGCAATGCTTCAAAAGTAAAAGTTTCTCTTCCAGGAAGCGTGATAAAAGGCGATAAGATAGATGTTGAGATAACAAATCCTGATAACTCTCAAGCAACTAAACATTACGAAGTTATAGACAAAGATGTTAATGGCAACATAACACTAAAAGAGGCGGGCTCTGCTACACCTATCCATGTCTCTGCAAATGATCCTCTTGTGCTTGATGCAGCTATCGCAGTTGGCAAAGATACAGTGGCAAAAGTAACTCTAACTGATGCATTTAATAATAGCGTAAGTAAAGAAGATAAAGCACATGCTGAGATAGATGTTGTAAGAGGTATTCAATTTACAGAGGATGCAAGTAGAGATAATGCGTTGCAAAGTTATGAAAATTCTAAAGATCAGGACACAACGCCTATCAAAGTTTATCTGAACGAAGATGCAAGAGCTGGCGATACAGTTGAGATCAAATATACTGATCCAGACAATCACGCTCAAACAAAGACAGTAAATCATGTGCTAACAGCTGATGATATGAGTAAAGGTTCATTTGAGCAATCACTTGATATCAACGCAAGATCAGCCTATGATCTAAAAGTTGATGCAACATTTAAAACTTCACAAGGATTAGAGACTAAACTTCCAGCGCAAACACTTCATATAGAGATCGAAGACTATACGGTTAAATATGATGAACACACAACTATGAAAGGTGGCAATAACAATAATGACACTTTAATAGTTGATGGACAAACAGTTGATTTTAGTCATGTGGCTGGTCTTGATGCTAAAGTTGAAAGCTTTGAAAATATCCAACTTCAAGGCAACTCTGAGATC
This genomic stretch from Campylobacter concisus harbors:
- a CDS encoding EI24 domain-containing protein, translating into MINLLRLGFKDFFTAKFITLSILPLFLSMLCLAWLSIWGGGEIFDLLSDGAKNENFAFLESNSTLSFIAIKILSFSATKWIVSILFYVLSTFLTIIISIVIALIVAGFLTPVVAKEINKRHYNYVLKSEASTARVLKVMMVEIMKFLGILLVCLPLLFVPVLNFFIINVPFFYIYYKLLLIDVGSNTLDSDKFELALLEGGGVKFIAFTLLFYLISLVPLVGLFFQLYFVIVLSHLFYQREALVKI
- a CDS encoding ATP/GTP-binding protein, with translation MQTNFYSQGSYNNMSFSMKTSSGDEISFSMYDNKNLEFSSQKNGTSSQRSLTLTHEYGYEFAYKGNGIDEQDMKEIEEAMKQIRPQVDEFMKNVKEGDKIAGSSQSISELSNKIKQMLPDAKDMDHKNFINDNMLKMFDELLAKNDANKNLLSATKRLFDTLLDESKKVSYYA
- a CDS encoding pyridoxamine 5'-phosphate oxidase family protein — encoded protein: MDERIVKFLKKMHLASVCAIDDEGQPYAFSAFYAFDELSFCLLLASSDESSHVKFLKNSKLVAGTVALDTKIVGKIEGVQFQGVMREASTSEREIYFKRFFYAKAMDPKIWSISLEKVKFTSNTLGFGKKIFWQK
- a CDS encoding retention module-containing protein, coding for MAKEAGVVKSLSGKAVAVDQNGNERELKVGDIVYMGESVKTSDAADKVTIVANNGKELTVLGSDTLSLNPNTIGTEGLADISALQNAILNGGDLTKLEETAAGGNAAAGGGDGVSLGEARFAEGGHYSNINETYRNLTDTNRAFASYDSPIGGYNDGNSGDDTIIPSAPLVTFVNDTNNDGTLSRVEHGNDTDINTSKVLITVPNDGTVRAGDVLNVTVTDPDGNKTVTNVVITPAIISSGYPLDAPIKPGKVSTVDATITNFQGHVSGSSEDSVTPNRSSVSVEFTEDRNDDGFLTYTENKNDGKQNESPVLIKVSDVIPGDKLHITLTKPDGSTENREVTIDQNIINNGYKMTDMPVAEDKLSKVEAYVTDSTNSNTWKSDTASDSVTPDIRPTLIFTEDIDNDTGLSDLENGRDGNYRSTPVDITLPKDVVVGDKIVITYTDPLNYNNTNPSVPHEKTITVELTPEMVRDHKVTGVPLDIFPGVRTTASVHVVDKNGAIKSAESDTDNVYPIGSGLRIELSEQKTLHEISRQESVTKIDKNFNGVNEDLGDEKVNHTTAKITLPNRVDDGDKLTLSIKTPKLDPNDSTGRTVLMDPADPSGKTPLYENTTRDFTIRVNDKGVITKVVEHTNSGDVDYTPLKEELNQWAINVEGFNVRHEGDTTINASITHINPNRNVPIAPVEASASLEYVKAPEVIFEEANGAKTMTREQAISDHDLNNTTVTIKLPKNAVSGDKLTVTINEPNETPKTKEYTVGIDANGKFFVKDSAGNEINTETDGRSFKISGIKTATGEETKVTAEIVDSDGSIQHATGSSSVTIAGINDMAIRFVEDGDGNVSLTRAESKDGDNKLDETTIAVKVPNNVIKGDIVNVTIDGASPKTYKVTGRDDHGKITLEDTSTHTSITVNDKNEFKIEGVHIEAGKPINVSAETTDASGGKKAEAQNHNTLEKLHDDMKITFDADDGDGILGNAEANGTTTMTTIKLPSNFVDGDKLIINSKTGNNSAPEEIYTINKNNGVVTVTNDNGGAPLIVNGNAVKYPLTNLQNGEETIITAKVTGAAGDVSETKSNIILDTGAGTGTRFRLLIDEDKDRNGVLDREEAMKDHQLNTTSATLQIPTSVNVGDTITVNVDGGTPKTYTVVSNDGTNVTIKDAATNTPVTLEAGNKLKIPDVHIDKDHPAKVEATINGETKTAEAKLETFDATNLKVEFKEDDASRDGKIDRDEAVSVDGVKVTTISVQVPYNVIDGDKIAVTINEPQANGTMASRTLPYTVSKAPNGDISLVDAAGTHPLRNNTIEIGDVKMLPGKETSATATITNAAGDMSATSPEAKAQLAPLSEAGLNISIAADANDNGIITRDESSSNASKVKVSLPGSVIKGDKIDVEITNPDNSQATKHYEVIDKDVNGNITLKEAGSATPIHVSANDPLVLDAAIAVGKDTVAKVTLTDAFNNSVSKEDKAHAEIDVVRGIQFTEDASRDNALQSYENSKDQDTTPIKVYLNEDARAGDTVEIKYTDPDNHAQTKTVNHVLTADDMSKGSFEQSLDINARSAYDLKVDATFKTSQGLETKLPAQTLHIEIEDYTVKYDEHTTMKGGNNNNDTLIVDGQTVDFSHVAGLDAKVESFENIQLQGNSEIKFNANAIFDITDNLNTILKIKGAVDEHGNSTTKVDLDHKWTADSNYDASGFKGYSSVDQVSGQTIHIQIDDKVQTDL